From Variovorax sp. J2L1-78, the proteins below share one genomic window:
- a CDS encoding amino acid ABC transporter ATP-binding protein, translating to MTAVQTTPLTDTAAPGAELVIRMVNVQKWYGDFQVLRDINLEVRRGERIVICGPSGSGKSTLLRCINRLEEHQQGNIVVNRIELTNDTRRIDAVRRDVGMVFQHFNLFPHLTILENCTLAPIWSKKYTPKEAKEVAMSYLTKVKIPDQANKYPSQLSGGQQQRVAIARALCMSPKVMLFDEPTSALDPEMVKEVLDTMVSLAEDGTTMLSVTHEMGFARQVANRVIFMDQGSIVEEAAPAEFFSHPKHERTKLFLSQLLH from the coding sequence ATGACTGCTGTGCAAACGACGCCGCTCACCGACACCGCCGCACCGGGCGCCGAACTGGTCATCCGCATGGTGAACGTGCAGAAGTGGTACGGCGACTTCCAGGTGCTGCGCGACATCAACCTGGAAGTGCGACGCGGCGAACGCATCGTGATCTGCGGGCCGTCGGGCTCGGGCAAGTCGACGCTGCTGCGTTGCATCAACCGGTTGGAAGAGCACCAGCAGGGCAACATCGTCGTCAACCGCATCGAGCTCACCAACGACACCCGCCGCATCGACGCGGTGCGCCGCGACGTGGGCATGGTGTTCCAGCACTTCAACCTGTTTCCGCATCTCACCATCCTCGAGAACTGCACGCTGGCGCCGATCTGGAGCAAGAAGTACACGCCCAAGGAAGCGAAGGAGGTCGCGATGTCGTACCTCACCAAGGTGAAGATCCCCGACCAGGCGAACAAGTACCCGTCGCAACTCTCCGGTGGCCAGCAGCAGCGCGTGGCCATCGCCCGCGCGCTGTGCATGAGCCCGAAGGTCATGCTGTTCGACGAACCGACCTCGGCGCTCGACCCCGAGATGGTGAAGGAGGTGCTCGACACCATGGTGTCGCTCGCCGAAGACGGCACGACCATGCTGTCGGTCACGCACGAGATGGGCTTCGCGCGGCAGGTGGCCAACCGCGTGATCTTCATGGACCAGGGCTCGATCGTCGAGGAGGCCGCGCCGGCCGAATTCTTCAGCCACCCGAAGCACGAGCGCACGAAGCTGTTCCTGAGCCAGCTGCTGCACTGA